GGGGCATCACAGAAGACGCCGGACTGGTTATCGAACTGTCATCCGATAACTGGGACAACTATTATTACGAAATGCGCACCAACTATGGTTTGCTTTATGCGGAAGCGGTGCGTTTCCTACGCGGCAAGTTCGCAATGTGGGATTCATGGGAACCTGCCTTGCGCTGCCTGTACAGCGGTACGCCGATCTATAACCCGGCCACGCTCGATCTGCGTGATCTCGATGGGGCAAAACTGGATATTCACCGCTCGTTCCTGCCGAATGACGATCCCGCGCATATGGCACATTTCCTGCACACAACCGGCTATCTGCATATCCGTTCAGCCTTTTCCAAAGAGGAAATGGGCCGCATATCCGAAGAGCTCGATCAGGTTCGTGGGGCCGCCGTCGAAGGCGAAGTGTTCTCGCGCTGGGGAACCGACGATCAGGGCCGTAAGACGGTCTTCGACCTGCACTATCTGACCCTCAAGTCGCGGTTGATGAAGGATCTTGATAACCATGCCATGGTGCGGTTCCTGACAGGGTTGGCAGGTGAACATGTCGTGCCATCAGAAGACCGCGACTGTGGCACCCACGCAATCACGCGTGAGTTTTCTGGTGATTCGGACTCATTCGGGGTTCTGGGATGGCATCAGGATTGCGGCCTGGGCGGATGCCCGGTGACCTGCCCCCGTGTCCACGTCGGTATCCAGGTTGACGCGGCAAATGCTGATAGCTCAAAGCTTTACTTCCTCGCAGGAAGCGCGAGCCGTGGCTGTCACCTCAATATATCACCGGAACAGGCGCGCAATTTGCCGATTGCTGCATTTGACACCCAACCTGGCGACGCGACGGTGCATCTCGGGTGCATCCTGCATGCGGCCAACACCGCTCAAGGTCGCAACCGGCGACGGACGATCTACACCCGTTTCGTTAATCCCATGGCGCTGGATATCTTCGATCCGTTTGGCTCCGTTGATCAGGTGATCCCGGGCATTTCGGGTGACCAAAGCATGCCCAGCCCTGCCGACATGGCGGCATTGGTCGAGGCGCGATAGCTCACGCGATTTTCTGTCAACCAATGCGGCTTATCCAAATTTTCCGATTGAGTGAAGCCGTGCGCTGCGAAGAATGTTATGCTCTTCGTAACGCACGGCTCGCTTAGCATAACCCAGGAGGCGCTCTGGGTATCGTCGACGAACTGGCACAGATGAGAGATTCAAAACAACAGCGGGCGCCTTGCCCCGCCGCAGATCGCCCATGTTGAATTGGTCGTCGCCGCCCGTCGCCGCGTCCTCGATCATAACCCGGCTGCCATACGCGCCCAGCACGCGACCTTTGTGCAGCCCTACAGCATGGAATTGACTTTCGCCCATTCAGCCTTGGGGTGGCCATCGTTAAGTAGAAATGGCCGTGTTTGTTCGCGGCGTGATACTTGGTATCGAGGAAAAAAGATCGTCGGTCGCTCCGAGGGCCTGTCATCCTCGCTATCGCCCCGATCGATCAACATGTGTTTGCCCTTTATCTGGACGCCGGTGACGCGGAACACGAATTCGATGATTTAGCGGCGGATAATCTCAGCCTGTGGTCTGCTGGCCGAAACGCAGATCTGGCATGCACTCATGCTTGCGTACCTGCGCCGTTGTATTAGCGACGGTTACCACAATAGGTCCTTATCTGTTCGGTCCCGCACGCGCCAAAGTGTGCGCCCCTGATTCGTTTGTCATCCTCACCCCAGCCCGACAGCAGGAGCCGCCAGCAATCACATCGAAGGATTCTCCGGATGCCTCCGAAAGGCGTTGGTAATGAAGAAGTTGGACTGTTTACACCTCGCAGCATGTTTCTTGGCATGAATTAGGACTGGTTTGGGCAGTGATCGTCGGATTGCTGTCGTGTGAGCGTGGAGCGCGGGATACGCAAGTCTCGCCAACATATCCGCCATTCGGCGGCAGAATGCTGCACCCTGAAAGCGGTCCTACGCTCAAGTCGTCGTGATGAGCGCACCTTGGGAATTGCTGCATCCCTACACCGTGGAAAGTCATCGAGCCCCAGTTGAAGCGCAAGGAGGCCCATGTGAAGGCCTGACAGGGCGGACCGTTCACTACCAGACTAAGGCAGAGACCCCCAGCGCCGCAAAATGGGTCAAGGCTGGGCGGAGCATCCAGATCACGCTCAAGGCAAACGCCATCCATGGATGATCGGCGGGGAGAAAAGCAGCGATTGCTTTGGGCTCGGGCATGGGGTGGGGCAGTTTCATCGCGACCAAATTACAACCTCGTTAGTGCATCGCCACAATTCCCTGATCGCGCAACAATGTGCGGATCGTTCCGGTGGCCTTGTCAACCGGCGTAGGCCTAACTGCTGTAGGTTTGAATCGCTTTCCGGGTGAACCAAAGTGCACCGCGCCAATCTCGCGGATGCTCGGTGCGGTGAATCCCGCCGACATAGCGGTCGTAACGCTGCTCGATCGAAGAGTCTGACCTGTCGGCTGTTCACCTGCGGATTGGTAGACCCTCTCGGTGTAAACGAGGGGAAAGCCATTGAAACGGCGGAATTGCGTTAATCAACGCAAGAACGAAGGGTGATTCAATGGCGAACAAACAAAGTACTGCGGACCATTTGCTGACCACTTTTTCAGAGCGCAGCCCAATGACCGAAGCAGAGAAGGAAAGGGCGGCTGTGGTGGCGTGGCTGCGAAAAAGGGCGAGGCGATGGTTAGCCATGGAAACCTACGGGAGTTACATCGCGCAGAAGGTTGTTATCAAGAACTGTGAAATGCTCGGTGGATATGCCGACATTATCGAGCGGGGCGACCATCTGAAAGGAACTGGTGATGAGTGACTTTCTGCAAATCGTGGGCTTCATCACGGTAGCCGTAATTGGCAGCTTGGTTCTTTGGATGCTCTACCAGATAGCTGGGAACATCTACGGCGGCATAAAGGGCGCTTACCGCCTCAAGGCCATCCGTGGACGCGGTGGTGCCAAGAAGTGGCCGCACCGAAACACTGTTCTCTTTGGCCTTCGCTCTTGGGCTGGTGAGCGGTATAAAAATGGCTACGGTTCATATTTCAGGGTGGGCGGGCTGCGGGTTCCTGTTGATGGTCGAGACCCTATCGAGCGCGATCGCTTCTATGGCGCATGAGCCACCCCAATGACCGGCCCCACACGCCAGCTACTCTCAGGTCTTGCCGTACTGGCGTTGCTGGGGATGGCTATCGTGGTGTGCGCGGATTGGTGAAACTTGCATAACTGGTATTTATAATGCATCTTTACGTCGGAACGTGGTACCGCCCGTTCCGCATTAGTATCCCGAATACCTACTGCCCCGCTTCGGCGGGGCCTTTTTTGCCATCATCGAGAGGAAAGGGACGGCCTGAAGACCGCCCTTCCCTGCTCATGCTGAAGCTGACCCCGTTGTCTCAGGGGTTGTTTAACCCCTGAACATCAACACCCCAGCTACCGTTAGCAATAAAAATGCTGCTGCATATGCAGATATCGCCACAGACCCCGAACGAATTCCGACCTCCGGCTGCGGCTTCACGTAACGTATGGAAGTTACAACTATCAGAACAGAAGAAACCAATAAAAAGAAAGTGGCAATGAAGTTTAACAATTTTCCCTCTTTTAAAAGATAAACCGTAAACTCTTATAACACAGATATTTGTTTAATCAAATTTCGGAAATACCCAAATTCGGTTGCGCTTTTTTACCACAAGAATTGCCTTTTTATTTCCGCATCCCCCTCGCCCAATCCCCCACCTGAGCAGCTTGGCGTTCGCCTGATCCAGCGCATTCGCCAGATCTATAGTTATGCCGAGGATAACTCAGGTCTATCAGAAATTCTCTGCCGTGCAGGGCAATTACAAAATCCTGTCAAAGCCCAGAAAATTCGACTAAAAACTGCGCGGGCAATGAGTCGTTCGACGAACTGTCCACGCATGAAGCGACCCAGAAAACTTGGCTGTGGCGTGATGGTTGGACCCGTCTTATGCCACAGCCTGTTTTGGCAGCGGTCAACGCACTTCTCGACGTGCACTCCGAAATTAACCCTTTTAATTCATGACACTGCGATCTATGAATTGCCGCTTCGGCGGCAATGAGCCATGGTTCATAGTGGAGTGTCGCCGAAACCTTCTCATTACATCTTCAAGCCGGTATGTAGTTACGGCTGCGACGGTTTGCGCTCCACCGCTTCACTGCTTGTGCGGGCCGCCGCAGTACTTGTTCACTATGGTTAACGAGCGTATTCATCGCAAGGCTGCGGCGGTAGTCGCCCCCTCCTGACACTGCCGCAGCCACGGGCAGGAAAAGCCCCAGGCTAGGGCATCGGCGCCCAGCAGCGGGGCGCTCTCATTTTTCCACTTTATTTCAAGATAGTGCGGGGTTAACAAGGCTCGCTTCGACGGCGAGGACGTCACCCTCAGTGGAGGTCGTCGAAGCAACTTCCCTCTTGGCGCGATGTTATGTTACACTCTTGCCGCTGCGGTAGCGAGGGACTCCACTCCCATGGGCATAGTTGCCGCAGCAACTCAACACACATTTAAGACCCGCAAAATCGCCGCGCTACCATGTGGAGCAGGCGCCAACTAGCCTCCCGAACCATCCACCTTTTCGCCATCCCTGAACGAATCCCAGAGAGTGCCAGGCATATCGGTTGGGCTTAGATTATCCACTACACGGGCAGCGCATTCTTCAGCGCTAAGTAAACCCTTTGAATCCGATGAAGAATTTTTTTGAATATGGGCACGCTTCACGCGGATTCCACTAGATTTGTAGTCAGACATAGTTGATCCGCCCCGATAATATCGTGCGTTCTAATATAGAATTTCGATTCGTTCACCATATTAGCTAGCCAAACTAACATACCGCATCGTACCGGGCATTATGCTGCTGGGCCTCTGAGACGGTCTCTGGCGTATCGAGTTGGTTACCGTCATCCTTCGCCACGTTCCGTGATCCGTCCGGCTGAACAGGCGGAATGGCGTAGCTGATTCGCTTGAATGACAGGCAGGCGCTGTCAGCAATTGGCGGGGTTGCGGGCGTTGCGCAGGCACTCAGCGCGAGCAGCATCAGCATCGCGCACGACAGTTTCGGCAGCCGCATTGGCTTTCTCCACGTTCTTTACGGTTTCGGTCAGATTGGCCTCGCGCTGCCTTGTGGCGCCAAAGGTTGCGCCTTCGTCATGGGCGCGAGAGACGGCGCACTTGTGCAGGGTGAAAGTGGCCAGAAATAGGACAATCAGGCCAAAGATCAGATGAACCCAGCGAGGCAGGGTTAACACTCTTGATAGTAGTCCAATCACGTCATAGTTCCCATTGCGTTGGGGCAGGCACCACTACCACCCCCAAGGATAGC
This genomic window from Caenibius tardaugens NBRC 16725 contains:
- a CDS encoding phytanoyl-CoA dioxygenase family protein, whose protein sequence is MKHELIKRDVNVASARQLGLPIGGFRAMHEIILPQRLRRGVSDQIAWDVANAAPIAFKTLEGDAYTYVAESGRVRIVRGITEDAGLVIELSSDNWDNYYYEMRTNYGLLYAEAVRFLRGKFAMWDSWEPALRCLYSGTPIYNPATLDLRDLDGAKLDIHRSFLPNDDPAHMAHFLHTTGYLHIRSAFSKEEMGRISEELDQVRGAAVEGEVFSRWGTDDQGRKTVFDLHYLTLKSRLMKDLDNHAMVRFLTGLAGEHVVPSEDRDCGTHAITREFSGDSDSFGVLGWHQDCGLGGCPVTCPRVHVGIQVDAANADSSKLYFLAGSASRGCHLNISPEQARNLPIAAFDTQPGDATVHLGCILHAANTAQGRNRRRTIYTRFVNPMALDIFDPFGSVDQVIPGISGDQSMPSPADMAALVEAR